From a single Capsicum annuum cultivar UCD-10X-F1 chromosome 12, UCD10Xv1.1, whole genome shotgun sequence genomic region:
- the LOC107851422 gene encoding L-ascorbate oxidase homolog: MPQKQALALFLVALLVVNTVAESPYRFFEWNVTYGTIWPLGLPQKGILINGQFPGPDIHSVTNDNVIINVFNNLDDPFLLSWNGIQNRRNSFEDGVWGTTCPIPPGKNFTYILQVKDQIGSFYYFPSTAFHKAAGGFGGFRILSRPGIPVPFDKPAGDFTVLIGDWYKSNHTYLKSILDRNHKLPFVDAIHINGIGPQGPNRASFTVDQGKTYRLRISNVGLEHSLNFRIEGHKMKLVEVEGTHTMQETYSSLDVHVGQSYSVLITADQTPKDYYIVVSNRFSSILLTTTGVLHYSNSNQEFTGPPPGGPTSEIGWSLNQARSIRTNLTASGPRPNPQGSYHYGMINTTRTIRLANSAGQVNGKQRYAINSVSFVPTDTPLKLADYFKIGGFTPGNIPDAPPGGGIHLDTSVLQTDYRTFIEIVFENKEGIVQSWHLNGYAFWVVGMDGGKWSPASRAQYNLRDAVSRITTQVYPKSWTAIYIALDNVGMWNLRSEFWARQYLGQQLYMRVFTTSTSWRDEYPIPINALLCGKVAGRHKRPL; encoded by the exons ATGCCACAGAAACAAGCGTTAGCGTTGTTTTTAGTGGCATTATTAGTTGTAAATACAGTAGCCGAGAGTCCTTATAGATTCTTCGAATGGAATGTTACGTATGGAACGATTTGGCCTCTaggtcttcctcaaaag GGAATTCTCATCAATGGTCAATTTCCTGGTCCTGACATTCATTCAGTCACTAATGACAATGTTATTATCAATGTCTTCAACAATTTGGATgacccttttcttctttcatg gaaTGGAATACAAAACAGGAGAAACTCATTTGAAGATGGAGTATGGGGAACAACATGCCCAATACCACCAGGGAAGAATTTCACATACATTTTGCAAGTGAAGGATCAAATAGGGAGCTTTTACTATTTCCCTTCAACTGCATTTCACAAAGCTGCTGGTGGTTTTGGAGGCTTTAGGATCCTCAGCCGGCCCGGCATTCCTGTTCCTTTCGATAAACCTGCTGGTGATTTTACTGTCCTTATTGGAGATTGGTATAAGAGCAATCACACG TACTTgaaatcaattcttgatagaaaccaCAAGTTGCCTTTTGTTGATGCCATTCATATCAATGGCATTGGGCCTCAAGGCCCTAATCGCGCTTCTTTCACAGTTGATCAAG GGAAAACGTATAGGCTGAGGATATCAAATGTTGGATTGGAACATTCACTCAACTTCCGTATCGAAGGACACAAAATGAAATTGGTGGAAGTAGAAGGAACACACACAATGCAAGAGACATATTCCTCACTTGATGTTCATGTTGGACAATCTTACTCTGTCCTCATCACAGCTGACCAAACTCCTAAGGACTACTACATTGTTGTTTCAAATCGTTTCTCGTCTATTCTTCTTACTACCACCGGTGTACTTCATTACAGCAACTCTAACCAAGAATTCACTGGCCCGCCCCCTGGTGGCCCAACTAGTGAAATTGGTTGGTCCCTTAACCAAGCCCGTTCTATTAG GACAAACTTGACCGCGAGTGGGCCAAGGCCAAACCCACAAGGATCGTACCATTATGGTATGATCAACACGACTAGAACTATCAGGCTCGCTAACTCTGCTGGACAAGTCAATGGCAAGCAAAGATATGCTATCAACAGTGTGTCCTTTGTGCCTACTGATACTCCCCTCAAGCTTGCTGATTACTTCAAGATTGGTGGATTCACCCCTGGAAACATTCCTGATGCTCCACCCGGTGGAGGAATTCACCTCGACACGTCTGTTCTGCAAACTGATTACAGGACATTCATTGAAATTGTATTCGAGAACAAGGAGGGAATCGTGCAGAGTTGGCATCTTAACGGCTATGCTTTCTGGGTAGTAGG CATGGATGGAGGAAAATGGAGTCCAGCTAGTAGGGCCCAATACAATCTCCGTGATGCAGTTTCACGAATTACAACTCAG GTGTATCCAAAGTCATGGACCGCAATATACATTGCATTAGACAACGTGGGAATGTGGAACCTAAGATCTGAATTTTGGGCACGACAATATCTAGGACAACAGTTATACATGAGGGTATTCACGACATCAACTTCTTGGCGCGATGAATATCCCATTCCAATTAACGCTCTTTTATGTGGCAAAGTGGCTGGTCGACATAAAAGACCGCTCTAA